In Vibrio diazotrophicus, the following proteins share a genomic window:
- a CDS encoding NAD(P)/FAD-dependent oxidoreductase, whose amino-acid sequence MDIQQRQVVIIGAGPSGSTAAALLNKQGIDVLVLEKMQFPRFSIGESLLPACMETVQAAGMLQAVEEAGFQFKNGAAFRKNGVYTEFDFCNKFTPGPGTTFQVQRASFDKVLADSAQSQGVEIRYQHEVKSIEFYGSNSLLTVEDELGNSYQLQTSYVLDASGFGRVLPRLLNLEEPSCLPARKAIFTHTIDHIDADKHLYDRNKILISVHPKHADVWYWLIPFSNGVCSIGVVATPEFFEGYPEDKIEAIKQLAGEEPHLALLLENAEFPNAAGELKGYSANVKHLATQHYALLGNAGEFLDPVFSSGVTIAMKSAQLAAECVVRQIKGESVDWQNDYEIPLMIGVNAFRTYVEGWYDGTLQDVIYYENPNSRIKQMICSILAGYAWDTNNPYVKDSKRRLTSLAELIRSS is encoded by the coding sequence ATGGATATACAGCAACGTCAAGTCGTTATTATTGGCGCGGGGCCGTCAGGTTCGACGGCCGCAGCTTTGCTTAACAAGCAAGGTATCGATGTTTTAGTTCTAGAGAAAATGCAGTTTCCTCGTTTCTCCATAGGAGAGAGCCTACTGCCAGCGTGCATGGAGACCGTTCAGGCCGCTGGTATGCTGCAGGCTGTGGAAGAAGCAGGGTTTCAGTTTAAAAACGGTGCGGCTTTTAGGAAAAATGGTGTCTATACCGAGTTTGACTTTTGCAATAAGTTTACGCCGGGGCCGGGTACTACCTTTCAGGTCCAAAGAGCAAGCTTCGATAAAGTTCTCGCTGATAGTGCTCAAAGCCAAGGTGTTGAAATTCGCTACCAGCATGAAGTGAAAAGCATAGAGTTTTATGGGTCGAATTCTCTGCTTACGGTAGAGGATGAGCTAGGAAATAGTTATCAACTTCAAACCTCTTACGTGTTAGACGCCAGCGGGTTCGGCCGAGTGTTGCCGAGACTTTTAAATCTTGAAGAACCTTCTTGTCTACCCGCACGCAAAGCCATTTTTACCCACACCATTGATCATATAGATGCAGATAAACATCTCTATGACAGAAATAAAATTCTTATTTCGGTTCATCCTAAACATGCTGATGTTTGGTATTGGCTCATTCCATTCTCAAATGGTGTTTGTTCCATTGGTGTGGTTGCAACACCCGAGTTTTTTGAAGGTTATCCTGAAGACAAAATCGAAGCGATAAAGCAACTAGCTGGCGAAGAGCCACATCTGGCACTGCTACTTGAGAATGCAGAGTTTCCGAATGCAGCAGGTGAGCTGAAAGGCTATTCCGCCAACGTTAAACATTTGGCTACTCAACACTATGCTCTGCTGGGGAATGCTGGTGAGTTTCTTGACCCGGTATTTTCATCGGGTGTTACGATAGCAATGAAATCAGCACAATTGGCTGCTGAGTGCGTTGTTCGCCAAATAAAAGGCGAAAGTGTTGATTGGCAAAACGACTACGAAATACCGCTGATGATTGGTGTGAATGCCTTTAGAACCTACGTTGAAGGTTGGTATGACGGTACACTTCAAGATGTTATCTACTATGAAAATCCAAACTCAAGAATCAAGCAGATGATTTGCTCAATATTGGCTGGTTACGCATGGGATACCAATAATCCTTATGTGAAGGACTCGAAACGCCGCTTAACCAGTTTGGCCGAGCTTATCCGAAGTTCCTAA
- a CDS encoding acyl carrier protein, translating to MTDLNKQQVFDQVKDALVELFEIDEADIQPEAHLYQDLDLDSIDAVDLVVHLQNVTGKKIKPEEFKMVRTVDDVVESVVELLKEA from the coding sequence ATGACAGATTTAAACAAGCAACAGGTTTTTGACCAAGTAAAAGATGCTCTGGTTGAACTTTTCGAAATCGATGAAGCAGACATTCAACCTGAGGCTCATCTATATCAAGATCTTGATTTAGATAGTATTGACGCTGTTGACCTCGTGGTTCACCTGCAAAACGTGACTGGCAAAAAAATCAAGCCAGAAGAGTTTAAAATGGTACGTACTGTCGATGACGTGGTTGAATCAGTAGTAGAACTGCTTAAGGAAGCCTGA
- a CDS encoding beta-ketoacyl synthase chain length factor: MSNQLHLISFNIDAWSANSLGINVLPDWQQWSQTHQWPEDETIESGLIPPMMRRRMSPLSKLAVQTAIHLLQEESIDYLVFSSRHGELRRSAEIIKNILAGEEASPMNFSQSVHNTAAGLSTIATKQAIPVTSIAAGDNTFHSALIEAWIYLKQYPNAKVLLVDFDEPLPDDYSEYEDKQFKGYALGLILSAGNTWQVAQCEKMDTISPLPQALSFLTHYLCKQPHWIIEGERTSWEWQQE; this comes from the coding sequence ATGTCAAATCAGTTGCATTTAATCTCATTTAATATCGATGCTTGGTCAGCAAACAGTCTGGGTATCAATGTCCTGCCAGATTGGCAGCAGTGGTCCCAAACTCATCAATGGCCAGAAGATGAAACCATCGAATCTGGTCTAATCCCCCCAATGATGCGACGCCGCATGAGCCCGTTAAGTAAACTAGCGGTACAAACGGCTATCCATCTTCTGCAAGAAGAATCTATCGATTACTTGGTATTTTCAAGTCGTCATGGTGAACTACGTCGCAGTGCTGAAATAATTAAGAATATTCTTGCTGGTGAAGAAGCTTCTCCCATGAATTTTTCTCAGTCGGTACACAACACAGCGGCAGGTTTATCAACCATTGCAACAAAACAAGCTATTCCAGTGACTTCTATAGCTGCTGGTGACAACACTTTTCACAGTGCATTAATCGAAGCTTGGATCTATCTCAAGCAATATCCCAACGCCAAGGTATTGCTGGTCGATTTTGATGAACCCCTACCTGACGATTATTCTGAATACGAAGATAAACAGTTCAAAGGATATGCATTGGGCTTGATTTTATCCGCTGGTAATACGTGGCAAGTTGCACAATGTGAAAAAATGGATACTATCAGCCCCCTACCTCAAGCGCTTAGCTTTTTGACACACTATTTATGCAAACAACCTCACTGGATAATTGAAGGTGAAAGAACTTCATGGGAATGGCAGCAAGAATGA
- a CDS encoding phosphopantetheine-binding protein, with protein MEVLHKEIKQLIIDALNLEDISIDEIETEAPLFGDGLGLDSIDALELGLAIKKKYNIVIDADDSNTRQHFASVANLAAYISSQTSN; from the coding sequence GTGGAAGTACTACACAAAGAAATTAAGCAGTTGATTATCGACGCATTAAACCTTGAAGACATCTCAATTGATGAAATTGAAACAGAGGCGCCATTATTCGGGGATGGGCTAGGACTAGACTCTATTGATGCTCTTGAGCTTGGCTTGGCAATTAAAAAGAAATATAACATCGTAATCGATGCTGATGATTCAAATACGCGCCAACATTTCGCATCTGTGGCTAACCTAGCAGCGTATATTTCATCTCAAACTAGCAACTAA
- a CDS encoding AMP-binding protein: MTYSGTAFSSLSHLLLEKREDTVVAFGSEGDITWAQFVANVSHYTQLLHQTPQQNVALCARDSYLFTVGLLALFHAGKTIILPGNYQPEALEELSSQFDLLLCDDAITPLRNTETQLITTGHNSSPFVFAALSPESIRLILFTSGSSGTPKAIHKTLDQLSVEVEILQSLWGEQIPHSRIESTVSHQHIYGLLFRVLWPLCAGNPFARHSLEFPEQITHHANQDTVLVSSPALLKRLTEEHKPTKLRCIFSSGGPLPFAAANHAEELFSYRPIEVFGSTETGGIAYRQQMTEQTPWSLFPKVEAELNHENCLRLRSAHIDPTGWYQTADECEFVSENQFVLKGRTDRIIKVEEKRVSLVEVEKRVDQLDYVQECAVIPMQQAERLILATAIVLTESGKTKLAELGKGKFWLLLRNELRRWLEPIAVPRSFRVVKEIPLNSQGKRQVAELEKLFQ; the protein is encoded by the coding sequence ATGACATATAGCGGTACTGCATTTAGTTCTCTCTCCCATCTGTTACTAGAAAAACGTGAAGATACCGTCGTAGCGTTTGGTTCTGAGGGTGATATTACATGGGCACAATTTGTCGCCAATGTGAGTCATTACACTCAATTACTTCATCAAACACCGCAACAAAACGTCGCACTTTGTGCTCGCGATAGTTATTTGTTTACGGTCGGGTTGCTTGCACTATTCCATGCTGGGAAAACCATCATTTTGCCGGGTAATTATCAACCGGAAGCTCTGGAAGAGCTGAGTTCACAGTTTGATCTATTATTGTGCGATGACGCTATAACACCATTACGCAATACCGAGACACAGCTTATCACTACAGGCCACAATAGTAGTCCGTTCGTTTTTGCTGCTCTTTCTCCAGAAAGCATTCGACTCATTTTGTTTACTTCTGGTTCAAGCGGCACACCAAAAGCCATTCATAAGACCCTAGATCAGCTCAGTGTTGAAGTTGAAATCTTACAATCACTGTGGGGAGAGCAGATCCCTCACAGCCGAATCGAAAGTACGGTTTCTCATCAACATATCTATGGTTTGTTATTCCGAGTTCTGTGGCCATTATGCGCAGGTAACCCATTCGCCCGACACAGTTTAGAGTTTCCCGAACAAATCACTCATCATGCTAATCAGGATACGGTTTTAGTCAGTAGCCCGGCACTGCTAAAACGCCTAACAGAAGAACACAAACCGACAAAGCTGAGATGCATTTTTTCATCGGGTGGGCCGCTGCCTTTTGCCGCAGCAAACCATGCAGAGGAATTGTTTAGCTATAGGCCAATAGAAGTATTCGGCAGTACAGAAACTGGTGGTATTGCTTATCGCCAGCAAATGACAGAACAAACCCCTTGGTCACTGTTTCCCAAAGTGGAAGCAGAGTTAAATCATGAGAATTGCTTACGATTGCGTTCTGCACATATTGATCCAACAGGCTGGTACCAAACTGCTGATGAATGTGAGTTCGTATCTGAAAACCAGTTTGTTTTGAAAGGTCGCACGGATCGGATAATCAAAGTTGAAGAGAAGCGAGTGTCACTGGTAGAAGTAGAAAAACGCGTTGACCAGTTAGACTACGTTCAAGAGTGTGCTGTTATTCCGATGCAGCAGGCTGAGCGATTGATTTTAGCCACAGCAATAGTGCTGACTGAGAGTGGTAAAACAAAGCTTGCTGAACTTGGAAAGGGCAAGTTTTGGTTGCTGCTACGCAATGAACTGAGACGTTGGCTTGAACCAATTGCTGTACCACGCAGTTTTAGAGTGGTAAAAGAGATCCCATTAAACAGTCAAGGTAAGCGCCAAGTCGCCGAGCTTGAAAAATTATTCCAATAA
- a CDS encoding methyltransferase: MFVQKQDPYNALEAKTEAQKLSFAPIIFQTARTLRDLGILTELDKAGSQGASAESLSKATGVSEYGVKVLLDMAISAHIVLWEKPNYILANLGHFILHDGMTQANMDFTADVCYAAMMHLTESITEGKPAGLKELGEWETIYQGLSRLPEKAKQSWFQFDHFYSDRSFPILLEHVFASKPKTLVDIGGNTGKWAMQCCHYDKDVEVTIVDLPQQLEMALKNAEENGFSKRIKGYPANMLDKSQALPEQADVWWMSQFLDCFSPMEILSILQRVKQQLKPDSKVYILELFWDAQKYDAASYSLNATSLYFTCLANGNSRFYRSDDFLEIIDAAGLEVVERTDHIGLGHTLLELKAK, encoded by the coding sequence GTGTTTGTACAAAAACAAGACCCTTATAACGCTCTAGAAGCGAAAACTGAGGCGCAAAAGTTATCTTTTGCGCCGATTATTTTTCAAACCGCACGTACATTACGTGATTTAGGTATTTTGACGGAATTGGATAAAGCGGGTTCGCAAGGCGCGAGCGCTGAATCTCTTTCCAAAGCGACGGGTGTATCTGAGTACGGTGTCAAAGTCCTTCTTGATATGGCAATTAGCGCCCACATTGTGTTGTGGGAAAAGCCAAATTACATATTGGCGAATCTTGGGCATTTCATCCTTCATGACGGAATGACTCAAGCAAATATGGATTTCACTGCGGATGTTTGTTACGCCGCTATGATGCATTTAACCGAGTCGATTACTGAAGGTAAACCCGCTGGTCTTAAAGAGCTGGGCGAATGGGAAACCATTTACCAAGGGCTTTCTCGTTTGCCAGAAAAAGCAAAACAGAGCTGGTTCCAGTTCGACCATTTTTACTCAGATCGATCATTTCCTATTCTTCTTGAACATGTATTTGCTTCGAAGCCTAAAACTCTGGTTGATATTGGTGGCAACACGGGTAAATGGGCAATGCAATGCTGTCACTATGACAAAGATGTTGAAGTAACGATCGTTGACCTTCCTCAGCAGCTCGAAATGGCACTGAAAAATGCCGAAGAAAATGGTTTTTCGAAGCGTATAAAGGGTTATCCCGCCAACATGTTGGATAAGAGCCAAGCTTTGCCAGAGCAGGCTGATGTATGGTGGATGAGCCAGTTTTTAGACTGTTTCTCACCAATGGAAATTCTAAGTATTCTGCAAAGAGTCAAACAGCAGCTAAAACCAGATTCAAAAGTGTATATTTTGGAGCTATTCTGGGACGCCCAGAAATATGATGCGGCTTCTTATAGCTTGAACGCCACCTCGCTTTATTTTACCTGTCTGGCAAATGGTAACAGCCGTTTTTATCGCAGTGATGATTTCCTAGAGATCATTGACGCGGCTGGTTTAGAAGTAGTGGAGCGTACAGACCACATTGGTCTGGGGCATACGCTATTAGAACTAAAAGCCAAGTAA
- a CDS encoding 3-hydroxyacyl-ACP dehydratase, which yields MAKRKPTLLAYEQTEHHVLLTIKVDQDIEDFKGHFNHFPLLPGVTQIDWAIFYARQYLNTPMHFKGMEVIKFQEPILPNAEVSLSLTWDESKQKLAFSYQSHRDGDVVTHSSGKMKLGDASE from the coding sequence ATGGCTAAAAGAAAACCAACGTTACTGGCTTACGAGCAAACAGAACACCATGTGCTGCTGACTATTAAAGTAGACCAAGATATCGAAGATTTTAAGGGGCATTTCAATCACTTTCCCCTACTGCCCGGTGTCACTCAAATTGATTGGGCGATCTTTTACGCGCGTCAATATTTAAACACGCCTATGCATTTTAAAGGCATGGAAGTGATTAAGTTCCAAGAACCCATCTTGCCCAATGCAGAAGTATCCCTGAGCTTAACTTGGGATGAGAGCAAACAAAAACTGGCGTTCAGTTACCAATCTCATAGAGATGGTGACGTGGTGACACATTCATCAGGCAAAATGAAACTGGGAGATGCCAGTGAGTAA
- a CDS encoding ABC transporter substrate-binding protein: MYKNKITQALLLGAGLAVATTSLTAFAANVPAGTKLAPVQEIVRGNGTEVATIDPHKSQGVPESHVIRDLLEGLVNQDADGKVIPGVADRWETSDNTTFTFHIREGAKWSNGEPVTAQDFVYSWQRAVDPATASPYSWYMEMTQMKNAADIIAGKKDKSELGVYAKDANTLVVELDSAVPYFVMMTGHTTMKPVNKATVEKFGDQWTKPENFVGNGAYVVENWVVNERLVLKRNEQYWDNEHTVINKVTFLPIENQVAEMNRFLAGEIDISYDVPVEHFRRLKKDHPELVSVVGNLCSYYYSFNTKKKPFDDVRVRKAISYAIDRNIVSDAIMGQGQKPAYFLTPEITSGFNPVMPAYGKMTQKQRNEEAARLLAEAGYGKDNPLKFTLLYNTSENHKKVAVAIGSMWKKTLGLDVTLENQEWKTYLSSKDQGDFEVARAGWCGDYNEASSFLTLMTSNNTTGGQHWGNKEYDAIIDKALTSTSEEERQKLYADAEALMAKDMPIAPIYQYVKTRLLSPKVGGFPANNAEEKIYSKDLYIKAE, encoded by the coding sequence ATGTATAAGAACAAAATCACACAAGCACTTTTACTAGGTGCTGGCCTTGCGGTGGCTACAACTTCTCTTACAGCTTTTGCTGCAAACGTGCCAGCAGGCACTAAGCTAGCTCCAGTGCAAGAGATCGTTCGTGGTAATGGTACTGAAGTCGCTACTATCGACCCGCATAAATCTCAAGGTGTTCCAGAATCACACGTTATTCGTGACCTGCTAGAAGGCTTGGTAAACCAAGACGCTGACGGTAAGGTTATTCCTGGCGTCGCAGACCGCTGGGAAACATCAGACAATACAACGTTCACTTTCCATATTCGTGAAGGCGCTAAGTGGTCTAACGGCGAACCTGTAACTGCACAAGATTTCGTATACAGCTGGCAACGCGCCGTTGATCCAGCGACTGCTTCTCCATACTCTTGGTACATGGAAATGACCCAGATGAAGAATGCAGCTGACATTATCGCAGGGAAGAAAGACAAGAGTGAGCTAGGCGTATACGCTAAAGACGCGAACACTCTTGTTGTTGAGTTAGACTCAGCAGTTCCATATTTCGTTATGATGACTGGTCACACAACAATGAAGCCAGTTAATAAAGCGACAGTAGAAAAGTTTGGTGATCAATGGACCAAACCTGAAAACTTCGTTGGTAACGGTGCTTATGTAGTTGAAAACTGGGTTGTGAATGAGCGTTTAGTGCTTAAGCGCAACGAACAGTACTGGGATAACGAGCACACAGTTATCAACAAAGTAACTTTCCTTCCGATTGAAAACCAAGTTGCTGAAATGAACCGCTTCCTGGCGGGCGAGATCGATATCAGCTACGACGTTCCAGTTGAACATTTCCGTCGTCTGAAGAAAGATCATCCAGAATTGGTTTCTGTAGTGGGTAACCTATGCTCTTACTACTACTCTTTCAACACCAAGAAAAAACCATTTGATGACGTACGTGTACGTAAAGCAATTTCTTACGCGATTGACCGTAACATCGTGAGCGATGCAATCATGGGTCAAGGTCAGAAACCTGCATACTTCCTAACGCCTGAGATCACTTCTGGTTTCAACCCAGTAATGCCTGCTTACGGCAAAATGACTCAGAAACAGCGTAACGAAGAAGCCGCTCGTCTACTTGCTGAAGCTGGTTACGGTAAAGACAACCCACTTAAGTTTACTCTTCTGTACAACACTTCAGAAAACCACAAGAAGGTTGCTGTAGCGATTGGTTCTATGTGGAAGAAAACTTTGGGTCTAGATGTCACTCTAGAAAACCAAGAGTGGAAAACTTACCTATCTTCTAAAGACCAAGGTGACTTCGAAGTTGCTCGTGCTGGTTGGTGTGGTGACTACAACGAAGCGTCTTCATTCCTAACTTTGATGACAAGTAATAACACCACTGGTGGTCAACACTGGGGCAACAAAGAGTACGATGCAATCATCGATAAAGCACTGACTTCTACTTCCGAAGAAGAACGTCAAAAACTTTACGCAGATGCGGAAGCTCTAATGGCAAAAGATATGCCTATCGCTCCAATTTATCAGTATGTTAAGACTCGTCTGCTTTCTCCAAAAGTAGGCGGTTTCCCTGCGAACAACGCAGAAGAAAAGATCTACTCAAAAGATCTGTACATCAAAGCTGAATAA
- a CDS encoding glycosyltransferase family 2 protein yields MSKLDYRPCFLIPCYNHGGTVAGVLDAIADFDLPVFLVDDGSNKETKFALSEAAKRANVSLITLPKNQGKGGAVVAGIRHAHWLGYSHVIQIDADGQHDISALPNLIETSKNNPHHLISGQPVYDESVPKARLYGRYVTHIWVWIETLSLEIKDSMCGFRAYPIKESIDVINHHDIGSRMDFDTEIFVRMFWNGVQFKFVNTRVIYPEDGISHFDSLWDNVKISWMHTRLFFGMLPRIPNLLMRRKTQGTETHWSKRQERGTVLGIKVLMAIYKLLGRKVFRAILKLVMGYYHLTGKQAKTSSEQFITQVKNFAEQQQLPVAKNLTSYNHLLSFGETMLDKLAAWRGDFNVNNLTIHGQEQLTSLVERKHGLLLLGSHLGNIELCRALSRRHTHLKINALVFTEHAERFNTVMKTVNPNSELNLIQVSKIGPDTAIMLQQMIERGEWVVIVGDRTSTSVESRVVWADFLGKPAPFPQGPFMLASVLEAPVYLIFGLRDDQSKHPHFDVYFEHFSDGIKLPRATRQESLRQVVQQYAERLQHYTMKAPLQWYNFFNFWELSKNNDEDKRQ; encoded by the coding sequence GTGAGTAAGCTTGATTACCGCCCGTGCTTTTTGATTCCCTGTTACAACCACGGTGGAACCGTAGCTGGTGTTCTAGACGCAATCGCTGATTTCGATCTTCCCGTATTCCTAGTGGACGATGGAAGCAATAAAGAGACCAAATTTGCTCTCTCAGAAGCCGCCAAACGAGCTAATGTTTCGTTAATTACCTTGCCTAAAAACCAAGGTAAAGGTGGTGCTGTCGTGGCGGGTATACGCCATGCACATTGGCTCGGGTACAGTCATGTAATTCAGATTGACGCTGACGGTCAGCATGATATCAGTGCATTGCCGAATCTTATCGAGACCTCGAAGAATAACCCTCATCACTTGATTTCGGGACAACCCGTTTACGATGAAAGTGTGCCCAAAGCTCGACTATACGGCCGATATGTCACACACATCTGGGTTTGGATTGAAACACTCTCGCTGGAAATTAAAGACAGCATGTGTGGTTTTCGGGCGTATCCGATCAAAGAAAGTATTGACGTCATTAATCATCACGACATCGGCAGTCGCATGGATTTCGATACAGAAATCTTTGTCCGTATGTTCTGGAATGGCGTGCAGTTCAAATTCGTCAACACTCGTGTAATTTATCCAGAAGACGGTATTTCCCACTTCGATTCACTTTGGGATAACGTCAAAATCAGTTGGATGCATACACGACTGTTTTTCGGTATGTTGCCGCGCATTCCTAATTTACTGATGCGCAGAAAAACGCAAGGAACTGAAACACACTGGTCAAAACGCCAAGAGCGCGGAACCGTACTGGGTATTAAAGTGCTGATGGCGATCTACAAGCTATTGGGTAGAAAGGTTTTTCGCGCCATTTTAAAGTTGGTGATGGGCTATTACCACCTCACCGGTAAACAGGCGAAGACATCATCAGAGCAGTTTATTACTCAGGTAAAAAACTTTGCCGAACAACAACAGTTGCCTGTAGCCAAAAACCTAACCAGCTATAACCATTTGTTGTCGTTCGGTGAAACTATGCTCGACAAACTGGCGGCATGGCGAGGCGATTTCAATGTCAACAATCTAACCATCCATGGTCAAGAGCAACTCACATCACTGGTTGAGCGAAAACACGGCCTGCTACTGTTAGGCTCTCATTTAGGCAATATCGAACTGTGTCGCGCGCTAAGCCGACGTCACACTCATCTTAAGATCAATGCTTTGGTGTTCACAGAGCATGCCGAACGTTTTAACACCGTTATGAAAACGGTCAACCCGAATTCAGAACTCAACCTGATACAAGTCAGCAAAATTGGGCCTGATACTGCGATTATGCTTCAGCAAATGATAGAGCGTGGCGAGTGGGTGGTAATCGTGGGAGACCGAACTTCCACCAGCGTAGAAAGCCGAGTTGTTTGGGCGGATTTTCTTGGCAAGCCTGCACCGTTTCCTCAAGGGCCGTTTATGCTCGCTTCTGTCCTAGAAGCCCCTGTATACCTTATTTTTGGACTGCGCGACGACCAAAGTAAACATCCGCATTTTGACGTCTACTTCGAGCATTTTAGTGACGGTATCAAACTGCCTCGCGCAACAAGGCAGGAATCTTTGCGCCAAGTGGTTCAACAATACGCAGAACGCTTGCAACACTACACAATGAAAGCACCATTACAGTGGTACAACTTCTTCAACTTCTGGGAATTAAGTAAAAACAATGACGAAGACAAACGACAATAA
- a CDS encoding lysophospholipid acyltransferase family protein: MNAVNKYWRIFATGLCFAIFGLGGLTLSFIIIPLIRLTTPNTIQREYRVQNVIRITFNFFCRLMKFTGAIDYRIDGAEILANDKNCLVVANHPSLIDYVLVASQLKQCDCLVKAAIWSNPFMKHIVKAAGYIPNQTPDDLLDLCEERFERENVLLVFPEGTRTTPGVASKLQRGAAQIAIRTQRDLRIIHISVSPSFLTKEKKWYQVPDTKPFFHVEVKDKVEVMPFIEQTNNPTSAARRLNSYLAEAIFPSINNK; the protein is encoded by the coding sequence ATGAATGCTGTAAATAAATATTGGCGAATTTTTGCTACTGGACTCTGTTTCGCAATTTTTGGTTTAGGCGGTTTAACACTCAGTTTTATCATTATTCCTTTAATTCGACTGACAACACCAAATACGATTCAGCGTGAATATCGAGTACAAAACGTCATTCGCATTACGTTTAATTTTTTCTGTCGCTTAATGAAGTTCACTGGAGCCATTGATTACCGAATCGATGGGGCCGAGATCTTAGCCAACGATAAGAACTGTCTTGTTGTCGCTAACCATCCAAGCCTGATTGATTATGTATTAGTCGCTTCACAACTCAAGCAGTGTGACTGCTTAGTAAAAGCGGCCATTTGGTCAAATCCATTTATGAAGCATATTGTCAAAGCGGCGGGTTATATTCCAAACCAAACGCCGGATGATCTGCTCGATCTGTGTGAAGAGCGATTTGAACGTGAGAACGTTCTACTCGTTTTCCCAGAAGGAACCCGTACTACACCGGGGGTCGCGTCAAAACTTCAGCGTGGAGCGGCTCAAATAGCCATTCGCACACAAAGAGACTTGCGCATAATACATATTTCCGTTTCTCCTAGCTTTCTCACAAAAGAAAAAAAATGGTATCAAGTTCCGGATACCAAGCCTTTTTTCCATGTAGAAGTTAAGGATAAAGTTGAGGTAATGCCCTTTATAGAGCAAACTAACAACCCAACTTCAGCAGCAAGAAGGCTGAACAGCTATCTTGCTGAAGCTATTTTTCCATCTATCAATAATAAATAA